From the genome of Thermoflexus hugenholtzii, one region includes:
- a CDS encoding ABC transporter permease: protein MAWSRIAAIAEKEVHEALRNRYVLMLLITLPIAFAALPVVSLLSIRGLPASPPSETSRGLPPALARRLAGLSPREQLEVFLTSQFMLILWIAPLALPMTIATYSVVGEKREKALEPLLATPVTTAELLAGKALAAAAPGIALSGLTYLLMVGAAGIIGLSAPAFRVLWGPTAWLQVLGISPLLTLLATLLGLSVSSRVNDPRLAEQIGMIVVLPLLGLIIAQSMGVLWLSGTLLLGVALFLLTADGLLLALAVALFERETILTRWR, encoded by the coding sequence ATGGCGTGGTCCCGGATCGCGGCGATCGCCGAGAAAGAGGTGCATGAAGCCCTGCGCAACCGCTATGTGCTGATGCTGCTCATCACCCTGCCGATCGCCTTCGCCGCCCTCCCGGTCGTGAGCCTGCTCAGCATCCGAGGGCTCCCGGCTTCGCCGCCCTCCGAGACCTCCCGCGGGCTGCCCCCGGCCCTGGCCCGACGGCTGGCCGGCCTCTCCCCCCGGGAGCAACTGGAGGTCTTCCTGACCTCCCAGTTCATGCTCATCCTCTGGATCGCCCCCCTCGCCCTCCCGATGACCATCGCCACCTACAGCGTGGTCGGGGAGAAGCGGGAGAAAGCCCTGGAGCCCCTGCTGGCGACCCCGGTGACCACCGCGGAGCTGCTCGCCGGCAAGGCCCTCGCCGCCGCCGCCCCGGGGATCGCCCTCAGCGGGCTGACCTATCTGCTCATGGTGGGAGCCGCCGGGATCATCGGCCTCTCCGCCCCTGCCTTCCGGGTCCTTTGGGGTCCCACCGCCTGGCTCCAGGTCCTCGGGATCAGCCCGCTGCTCACCCTGCTGGCCACCCTGCTGGGGCTGAGCGTCTCCTCCCGGGTCAACGACCCCCGCCTGGCCGAGCAGATCGGCATGATCGTGGTCCTCCCCCTCCTGGGACTGATCATCGCCCAGAGCATGGGGGTGCTGTGGCTGAGCGGGACCCTGCTCCTGGGGGTGGCCCTCTTCCTGCTAACGGCCGATGGGCTCCTCCTCGCCCTGGCGGTGGCTCTCTTTGAGCGGGAGACCATCCTCACCCGATGGCGCTGA
- the ileS gene encoding isoleucine--tRNA ligase → MFEPVPARVNFPQLEEQILAFWKEKRIFERSMEQTKGGPRYVFYEGPPTANGLPGIHHVLARAFKDLFPRYKTMRGYYCLRRGGWDTHGLPVELEVEKELGFTSKADIERYGVAAFNQRCKESVFRYVKEWETLTERIAFWIDLKDAYITLSNEYIESVWWILRQFWDRGLLYQSYKVVPYCPRCGTPLSDHEVALGYREDTEDPSVYVKFPLREEEGTYFLVWTTTPWTLPGNAALAVHPEATYAMVEQERDGEVERLILAEALLEQALQGDYRVVARMPGRELAGLRYRPLYTFLPLEKEAHYVVTAPFVSLEEGTGIVHIAPAFGAEDMQLGREHGLPVLVTVDPRGRFIDEVTPWRGMFVKDADPLIIEDLRRRGLLYFAGIYRHTYPFCWRCGTPLLYYARTSWFIETTRFKDRLVALNKTIRWYPPQIGEGRFGNWLENNVDWALSRERYWGIPLPIWECARCGHRECIGSYAELREKVEAAGFRWPEPWDPHKPYVDEVRYRCGRCGELMQRVPEVIDVWFDSGAMPVAQWHYPFENQELFREQFPADFICEGVDQTRGWFYSLHAIATLLFDSVAFKNVISLGLVLDEKGQKMSKSRGNVVDPWEVINVHGADALRWYFYTVSPPGQERRISVNLVGDVVRTFLLTLWNTYRFFVTYARLDGFDPRAVPAPPVAERPPLDRWILAELHALIQEVTEALENYDPTTAGRRIMAFVDDLSNWYVRRSRRRFWKNENDADKAAVYHTLYECLVTLSHLLAPFIPFTAEALYRNLVARVNPEAPESVHLSRWPEPDPSRVDERLRAEMRLVMRLASMGLAARNAARIRVRQPLARIAFRVRSPEEAEAVRRLADILLDELNIKELTFIGDLTEVADPEIRVRPDRLGPRLGARFPLVQEALAGLPARTILRALQRGETVAVQVDGEVVDVGSEDLEVRYRPKPGWVFVEENDYVAAVWTELTDALRKEGLAREVVRRIQELRKRADFDVADRIVTYYQADPGLAEAIAAHADYIQAETLSEQLLPMAPPPAAEAVERATIDGMSLLLGVLRVAKG, encoded by the coding sequence CCGGTGGAGCTGGAGGTGGAGAAGGAGCTGGGCTTCACCTCGAAGGCGGACATCGAGCGCTATGGGGTGGCGGCGTTCAACCAGCGCTGCAAGGAAAGCGTGTTTCGCTACGTGAAGGAATGGGAGACCCTCACGGAGCGCATCGCCTTCTGGATCGACCTGAAGGATGCCTACATCACCCTGAGCAACGAATACATCGAGTCGGTCTGGTGGATCCTCCGCCAGTTCTGGGATCGGGGGCTGCTCTATCAGAGCTACAAGGTGGTCCCCTACTGCCCGCGGTGCGGCACGCCCCTCTCCGACCACGAGGTGGCCCTGGGTTACCGGGAGGACACGGAGGATCCCTCGGTTTACGTGAAGTTCCCGCTGCGGGAGGAGGAGGGGACGTATTTCCTGGTCTGGACCACCACGCCGTGGACGCTGCCGGGCAACGCGGCCCTCGCCGTCCATCCGGAGGCGACCTACGCGATGGTGGAGCAGGAGCGGGACGGCGAGGTCGAGCGTCTGATCCTGGCGGAGGCCCTCCTGGAGCAGGCGCTGCAGGGGGATTATCGGGTGGTGGCCCGGATGCCCGGGCGGGAGCTGGCCGGCCTGCGCTACCGTCCGCTCTACACCTTCCTCCCCCTGGAGAAGGAGGCCCATTACGTGGTCACGGCCCCCTTCGTCAGCCTGGAGGAGGGGACGGGGATCGTGCACATCGCCCCGGCCTTCGGCGCGGAGGATATGCAGCTGGGCCGGGAGCACGGGTTGCCGGTGCTGGTCACGGTGGACCCGCGGGGCCGGTTCATCGACGAGGTGACGCCCTGGCGGGGGATGTTCGTCAAGGACGCGGATCCCCTTATCATCGAGGACCTGCGACGGCGGGGGCTTCTCTATTTCGCCGGGATCTATCGGCATACCTATCCGTTCTGCTGGCGGTGCGGGACGCCGCTTTTGTATTACGCCCGGACCTCCTGGTTCATCGAGACCACGCGCTTCAAGGACCGGCTGGTGGCCTTGAACAAGACCATCCGCTGGTATCCGCCTCAGATCGGCGAGGGGCGGTTCGGCAACTGGCTGGAGAACAACGTGGACTGGGCCCTCAGCCGGGAGCGCTACTGGGGCATCCCGCTGCCCATCTGGGAGTGCGCCCGCTGTGGCCACCGGGAGTGCATCGGCTCCTACGCCGAGCTGCGCGAGAAAGTGGAGGCGGCGGGCTTCCGCTGGCCGGAGCCCTGGGATCCGCACAAGCCATATGTGGATGAGGTGCGCTATCGCTGCGGGCGGTGCGGGGAGCTGATGCAGCGGGTGCCCGAGGTCATCGACGTCTGGTTCGATTCCGGGGCCATGCCGGTGGCCCAGTGGCACTACCCCTTCGAGAACCAGGAGCTTTTCCGGGAGCAGTTCCCGGCCGATTTCATCTGCGAGGGGGTGGATCAAACCCGGGGCTGGTTCTACTCCCTGCACGCCATCGCCACCCTGCTCTTCGACTCGGTGGCCTTCAAGAACGTGATCTCCCTGGGCCTGGTCCTGGACGAGAAGGGCCAGAAGATGTCCAAGTCCCGAGGCAATGTGGTGGATCCCTGGGAGGTCATCAACGTCCACGGGGCGGACGCCCTGCGCTGGTATTTCTACACCGTGTCGCCGCCGGGCCAGGAGCGCCGCATCTCGGTCAACCTGGTAGGGGATGTGGTGCGGACCTTCCTGCTGACCCTGTGGAACACCTATCGGTTCTTCGTGACCTACGCCCGGCTGGACGGCTTCGATCCCCGGGCGGTCCCGGCGCCGCCGGTGGCCGAGCGCCCGCCCCTGGACCGCTGGATCCTGGCGGAGCTGCACGCCCTGATCCAGGAGGTCACGGAGGCCCTGGAGAACTACGACCCGACGACGGCCGGCCGGCGGATCATGGCCTTCGTGGACGATCTTTCCAACTGGTATGTGCGCCGCAGCCGGCGCCGGTTCTGGAAGAACGAGAACGACGCCGACAAGGCGGCGGTCTATCATACCCTCTACGAGTGCCTGGTGACCCTGAGCCATCTGCTGGCGCCCTTCATCCCCTTCACCGCCGAGGCCCTCTACCGCAACCTGGTGGCGCGGGTGAACCCTGAGGCCCCGGAGAGCGTCCATCTCTCCCGCTGGCCGGAGCCGGACCCGTCGCGGGTGGACGAGCGGTTGCGGGCGGAGATGCGGCTGGTGATGCGCCTGGCCAGCATGGGCCTGGCGGCCCGCAACGCCGCCCGGATCCGGGTGCGCCAGCCCCTGGCCCGGATCGCCTTCCGGGTGCGGAGCCCGGAGGAGGCGGAAGCGGTGCGCCGCCTGGCGGACATCCTCCTGGACGAGCTGAACATCAAGGAGCTGACCTTCATCGGGGACCTCACGGAGGTCGCCGATCCCGAGATCCGGGTCCGGCCGGACCGCCTGGGGCCGCGGCTGGGGGCGCGGTTCCCCCTGGTGCAGGAGGCCCTGGCCGGGCTGCCCGCCCGGACCATCCTCCGGGCCCTGCAGCGGGGGGAGACGGTGGCCGTGCAGGTGGACGGGGAGGTTGTGGACGTGGGGTCGGAGGACCTGGAGGTCCGTTACCGGCCGAAGCCGGGGTGGGTCTTCGTGGAGGAGAACGACTACGTGGCGGCGGTGTGGACGGAGCTCACCGACGCGTTGCGGAAGGAGGGGCTGGCCCGGGAGGTGGTGCGGCGGATCCAGGAGCTGCGCAAGCGGGCGGATTTCGACGTGGCCGACCGCATCGTGACCTATTATCAGGCGGATCCCGGGCTGGCGGAGGCCATCGCGGCCCACGCCGATTACATCCAGGCGGAGACCCTGTCGGAGCAGCTCCTCCCCATGGCGCCGCCCCCGGCGGCGGAGGCGGTGGAGCGGGCCACCATCGACGGGATGTCCCTCCTCCTGGGCGTGCTCCGGGTCGCTAAAGGGTGA
- the aroC gene encoding chorismate synthase gives MPLRFLTAGESHGPALVAILEGLPAGLPVDVEAVNRELARRQRGLGAGPRMKIEEDRAVLLSGVLEGRTTGAPIALQIENRDHAKWRGRAVAPMTIPRPGHVDLAAAIKYGYRDLRPGLERASARETAARVAVGALCKQFLKTFGITVGSYVVQIGPVRAALSEDLPYEARFERAEADPMRCPDPEASARMRAAVETAMQERDTLGGVIEGVALGVPPGLGSHVHWDRRLSARLMMALGSIPAVKGVEIGEGFALAARRGTEAQDPIFREGDRLVRRTNRAGGIEGGISNGAPIVARVAIKPIATTLTPQPSVDLSTGQPTETRYERSDFCPVPRACPIVEAMMAFVLADALLEKLGGDTLEECQARFEALRQARLGDLPIDGSPHVFWP, from the coding sequence ATGCCCTTGCGGTTTCTCACGGCTGGGGAATCCCATGGGCCGGCCCTGGTGGCCATCTTGGAGGGCCTCCCGGCCGGCCTTCCGGTGGATGTGGAGGCGGTGAACCGGGAGCTGGCCCGACGGCAGCGCGGCCTGGGGGCGGGGCCCCGAATGAAGATCGAGGAAGATCGAGCGGTCCTCCTGAGCGGGGTCCTGGAAGGGAGGACCACGGGGGCGCCCATCGCCCTTCAGATCGAGAACCGGGATCACGCCAAATGGCGGGGGCGGGCGGTGGCGCCGATGACGATCCCCCGGCCGGGCCATGTGGACCTGGCGGCGGCGATCAAGTATGGCTACCGGGATCTCCGTCCGGGCCTCGAGCGGGCCTCTGCCCGGGAGACGGCCGCCCGGGTGGCGGTGGGGGCCCTGTGCAAGCAATTCCTGAAGACCTTCGGGATCACGGTCGGCAGCTACGTGGTCCAGATTGGGCCGGTCCGGGCGGCCCTCTCGGAGGATCTTCCCTATGAAGCCCGGTTCGAGCGGGCGGAGGCGGACCCGATGCGCTGCCCCGATCCGGAGGCTTCGGCCCGCATGCGGGCGGCGGTCGAGACAGCCATGCAGGAGCGGGACACCCTGGGCGGGGTCATCGAGGGGGTGGCCCTCGGGGTGCCGCCGGGGCTGGGCTCCCACGTGCACTGGGACCGCCGGCTGAGCGCCCGATTGATGATGGCCCTGGGGAGCATCCCGGCGGTCAAGGGGGTGGAGATCGGGGAGGGGTTCGCCCTGGCAGCCCGTCGGGGCACGGAGGCCCAGGATCCAATCTTCCGGGAAGGGGACCGCTTGGTCCGCCGCACCAACCGCGCCGGGGGGATCGAAGGGGGGATCTCCAACGGGGCGCCGATTGTGGCCCGTGTGGCCATCAAGCCCATCGCCACCACCCTCACGCCCCAGCCCTCCGTGGACCTTTCCACCGGCCAGCCGACGGAGACCCGCTACGAGCGATCCGACTTCTGCCCGGTCCCTCGCGCCTGCCCCATCGTGGAGGCGATGATGGCCTTCGTCCTGGCCGATGCCCTGCTGGAGAAGCTGGGGGGCGACACCCTGGAGGAGTGTCAGGCTCGCTTCGAGGCCCTCCGCCAGGCCCGCCTGGGGGATCTCCCGATCGATGGGTCGCCCCACGTGTTCTGGCCGTGA
- a CDS encoding ABC transporter ATP-binding protein has product MIRTEDLTRRYDGTLALDRLTMEVREGELLALLGPNGAGKTTTLRLLLGLISPTSGRVWIAGEPMTPARHDLRRRIGYLPETPGFWERLSALQNLEIYARLYGVPDPRRRAMALLETFGLAERAREAVATFSKGMRQRLALARALLPDPPILLLDEPTAGLDPEAAREVRELLQRLKGEGRTILLCTHDLEEAERLGDRVAILRTRLLALDTPARLRARWSGAAVAIEVADDPARYLPVVRDQPGVQAVGLRGAQIEVRVTDLRAVTPHLVRRLVEAGAPILRVAPVEASLEEIYLRIVRGEPELPDTP; this is encoded by the coding sequence ATGATCCGCACCGAGGACCTGACCCGACGCTATGACGGCACCCTCGCCCTGGACCGGCTCACCATGGAGGTCCGGGAAGGGGAGCTCCTGGCCCTCCTGGGCCCCAACGGCGCCGGCAAAACCACCACCCTCCGCCTGCTCCTCGGTTTGATTTCTCCAACATCCGGGCGCGTCTGGATCGCCGGGGAGCCGATGACCCCAGCCCGACACGACCTGCGTCGACGGATCGGCTACCTCCCGGAGACCCCCGGGTTCTGGGAGCGGCTCTCCGCCCTCCAGAACCTGGAGATCTATGCCCGGCTCTACGGCGTCCCGGATCCCCGGCGTCGGGCCATGGCCCTGCTGGAGACGTTCGGCCTGGCGGAGCGGGCCCGGGAGGCTGTGGCCACCTTCTCAAAGGGGATGCGCCAGCGTCTGGCCCTCGCCCGCGCCCTGCTCCCGGATCCGCCCATCCTCCTCCTCGATGAACCCACCGCCGGCCTGGACCCCGAGGCCGCCCGGGAGGTTCGGGAGCTCCTGCAACGCTTGAAAGGCGAGGGGCGCACCATCCTCCTCTGCACCCACGACCTGGAGGAGGCGGAGCGCCTGGGGGACCGGGTGGCCATCCTGCGCACCCGCCTGCTGGCCCTCGACACCCCCGCCCGGCTCCGGGCCCGGTGGTCCGGCGCGGCGGTGGCCATCGAGGTGGCCGACGACCCCGCCCGCTACCTCCCCGTGGTCCGGGATCAGCCCGGCGTGCAGGCGGTGGGGCTCCGGGGTGCCCAGATCGAGGTCCGCGTCACCGACCTCCGGGCCGTCACCCCCCATCTGGTCCGACGGCTGGTGGAGGCGGGGGCCCCCATCCTGCGCGTGGCCCCGGTGGAGGCTTCCCTGGAGGAGATCTACCTGCGGATTGTGCGCGGGGAGCCCGAGCTCCCCGACACGCCTTGA
- a CDS encoding shikimate kinase yields MPLRNLVITGFVGTGKTTVARILARRLGRPFLDFDEEIARRAGRSISEIFDRDGEAAFRAMEAALCREWSIPRGWVLATGGGTCLYPANRAALAAGGHLFFLYADLNEVARRLADATDRPLLRLRPGETLLERLQALWNAREAAYRAIPHWVDTTGRSPEAVAEEILRRLQELERTEDDDPHRGPDPTL; encoded by the coding sequence ATGCCCCTCCGCAACCTGGTGATCACCGGCTTCGTAGGAACCGGAAAGACCACCGTGGCCCGGATCCTGGCCCGGCGCCTGGGACGCCCCTTCCTGGATTTCGATGAGGAGATCGCCCGCCGCGCCGGACGCTCCATCTCCGAGATCTTCGATCGGGACGGCGAGGCCGCCTTCCGGGCCATGGAGGCCGCCCTCTGCCGGGAATGGTCCATCCCCCGGGGATGGGTCCTGGCCACCGGCGGGGGGACCTGTCTCTACCCCGCCAACCGGGCTGCCCTGGCCGCCGGAGGCCATCTCTTCTTCCTGTATGCGGACCTCAACGAAGTCGCCCGGCGGCTGGCCGACGCCACCGATCGCCCCCTCCTCCGGCTCCGGCCCGGGGAAACCCTCCTCGAGCGCCTGCAGGCCCTCTGGAACGCCCGGGAGGCCGCCTACCGGGCCATCCCCCACTGGGTGGATACCACCGGCCGCTCCCCCGAAGCGGTGGCCGAGGAGATCCTCCGGCGTCTGCAGGAGCTCGAAAGGACCGAGGACGATGATCCGCACCGAGGACCTGACCCGACGCTATGA